In a single window of the Roseiconus lacunae genome:
- the glgA gene encoding glycogen synthase GlgA, translating to MNIVYLSSEAVPFAKTGGLADVCGTLPREVAALGHRCTVIIPAFRSVRRSGCAIETTDQSFAIPISSEKLVGGRLLKSHLPHSDVEVLMIDQPHYFDRPSLYGDATGDYPDNAERFTFFCRAALVALQRLGRNVDIVHCNDWQTGLIPGLIRANADRLSTLKDAATILTIHNMAYQGQFPAESFPMTGLKWSEFNHNTYEYYGYWNFLKAGVAMSDLVTTVSPRYAMEIQTPHHGCGLDGVIASRGGRVMGITNGIDTSVWNPSIDENLTERYDVDSWQKGKLANKRSLQAEFKLDVSDDIPMIGLVGRLADQKGWDLILPVIERHVSEGRPTQWMVLGSGDPRIESELKRLATDAPHQVAAHVGFNDSLAHRIEAGSDLFVMPSHYEPCGLNQLYSLRYGTVPVVTSTGGLADTVIDTTAESIAKKTATGFHLWENSPHGLDEAIGRALYLRYHEKKIWDELVRRGMGADWSWRKSASRYVSLYESAIALTETSTELPS from the coding sequence TTGAATATCGTCTACTTGAGTTCCGAGGCTGTCCCTTTCGCCAAGACCGGGGGGTTGGCTGACGTTTGCGGCACGCTACCGCGTGAAGTCGCCGCGCTCGGACATCGCTGCACGGTCATCATTCCCGCGTTCCGCTCCGTCCGCCGATCGGGCTGTGCGATCGAAACGACGGACCAAAGTTTCGCGATTCCGATCAGTTCCGAAAAGCTGGTCGGCGGGCGATTGCTGAAAAGCCATCTTCCGCACAGCGACGTCGAAGTCCTGATGATCGATCAGCCGCACTACTTTGATCGGCCTTCGCTGTACGGTGATGCCACGGGCGATTACCCAGACAACGCCGAACGCTTTACGTTCTTTTGCCGGGCCGCACTCGTCGCGCTCCAGCGTCTCGGTCGCAACGTCGACATCGTTCATTGCAACGACTGGCAAACCGGTTTAATCCCCGGTCTGATCCGAGCGAACGCCGATCGATTGAGCACACTCAAGGACGCCGCGACGATCTTGACGATTCACAACATGGCGTATCAAGGACAGTTCCCTGCCGAGTCGTTTCCGATGACCGGACTGAAATGGTCCGAGTTCAATCACAACACATACGAGTATTACGGCTATTGGAACTTCTTGAAGGCCGGCGTTGCGATGTCAGACTTAGTCACCACCGTGAGTCCTCGCTACGCGATGGAAATCCAAACACCGCACCATGGTTGTGGTCTCGATGGTGTGATCGCGTCACGTGGTGGCCGGGTGATGGGAATCACCAATGGCATCGACACCTCGGTCTGGAACCCGTCGATCGATGAAAACCTGACCGAGCGATACGACGTCGATAGCTGGCAAAAAGGCAAGCTTGCCAACAAGCGTTCGCTACAGGCAGAATTCAAACTCGATGTCTCCGATGACATACCAATGATTGGCCTAGTCGGTCGCTTAGCCGATCAGAAAGGCTGGGATCTGATCTTGCCGGTGATCGAACGCCATGTCTCCGAAGGCCGCCCGACGCAATGGATGGTACTCGGAAGCGGTGACCCCAGAATCGAATCGGAGCTGAAACGTTTAGCCACCGATGCGCCTCATCAAGTCGCCGCACACGTGGGCTTTAATGACTCACTTGCCCATCGCATCGAAGCCGGCTCGGATCTGTTTGTGATGCCGAGTCATTACGAACCCTGTGGTCTCAACCAGCTCTATAGTTTGCGGTATGGCACGGTCCCTGTCGTGACTTCGACAGGCGGTTTGGCCGATACGGTCATCGATACGACGGCTGAGTCGATCGCTAAGAAAACGGCAACGGGCTTTCATCTTTGGGAGAACTCACCCCACGGTCTTGATGAAGCCATCGGTCGAGCACTGTACTTGCGTTATCACGAGAAAAAAATCTGGGACGAGTTAGTCCGCCGTGGGATGGGGGCCGACTGGTCCTGGAGGAAGAGTGCTTCCCGGTATGTCTCGCTTTATGAAAGCGCAATTGCCCTTACTGAGACTTCAACCGAATTGCCAAGTTGA
- a CDS encoding galactose-1-phosphate uridylyltransferase, translated as MFPDADSDMKPETANSSAPDQVREAELGFAANRKTPKTDGPIDMDTRLSTDEKTRVMLSVRRSSRKLDKRWDVDPDTQDQLLAEHTWLTDESASHSRRDQLTGGWTIYAPSRDQRPNEYAPAPSMPPVALGNGQIQVGCPFCAGSEQQTPEAVWTGRLGDLTAVPTDQGADRFARPAVSVCYGEQPGWDVRVVPNKFPAITAIDPNLASLAETSTDQLFPSAPVVGGHEVIIESSGHAENMASFDPALVYLTLVAYRERIRHWASVDGIRYISVFKNCGPEAGASLHHSHSQLIATSLLPQAARVTLARCETHRARTGSSLGCDLLRAECEQKSRLIDRTDSFVAYSPFASRFPGMIRVTSMGHQSHFENFDDATLDRLASLLTRVIYWVDQAFPGKAYNYLLHTCPPAASQPEAFQWWLDIFPRINKAAGFEWSSDCMINSMLPEVAAANYRRIARKDDPRRVLAFG; from the coding sequence ATGTTCCCAGACGCCGATTCTGATATGAAACCAGAGACGGCGAACTCTTCTGCACCCGATCAGGTGCGTGAGGCGGAGTTAGGGTTTGCTGCCAACCGCAAGACGCCAAAGACTGACGGTCCAATTGATATGGACACTCGTCTATCGACGGACGAGAAAACAAGAGTGATGCTATCCGTTCGCCGATCCAGCCGAAAACTCGACAAACGCTGGGACGTCGATCCGGACACTCAAGATCAACTGTTGGCCGAGCATACGTGGCTAACCGATGAATCCGCCTCGCACTCGCGACGCGACCAATTGACCGGGGGTTGGACCATCTATGCGCCCAGCCGTGACCAACGCCCCAACGAATACGCACCGGCTCCATCGATGCCGCCGGTCGCTTTGGGGAACGGCCAGATTCAAGTCGGCTGTCCGTTCTGCGCCGGCTCCGAACAACAGACGCCAGAAGCGGTTTGGACGGGACGCCTCGGCGACCTGACCGCGGTACCGACCGATCAAGGTGCCGACCGATTCGCCCGTCCGGCAGTGAGTGTTTGCTATGGCGAGCAACCCGGCTGGGATGTCCGCGTCGTACCTAACAAATTCCCTGCGATCACGGCGATCGATCCGAATCTTGCCAGTCTGGCGGAAACATCGACCGATCAATTGTTTCCATCAGCCCCGGTTGTCGGTGGACACGAGGTGATCATCGAATCGTCTGGTCATGCCGAAAACATGGCCTCGTTCGATCCAGCCCTGGTCTATCTGACGCTCGTTGCCTATCGCGAACGAATTCGCCACTGGGCATCTGTCGATGGCATCCGCTATATCAGCGTCTTCAAGAACTGCGGGCCCGAAGCCGGGGCATCGCTGCATCACAGCCATAGCCAACTGATCGCAACGAGCCTATTACCCCAGGCCGCCCGCGTTACGCTGGCTCGCTGTGAAACACACCGCGCCCGAACGGGAAGCTCACTCGGATGTGATTTGCTGCGGGCTGAGTGCGAACAAAAGAGCCGACTGATCGACCGCACCGACTCGTTCGTCGCATACAGTCCTTTTGCGAGTCGATTCCCCGGAATGATTCGAGTCACCTCGATGGGACATCAATCGCACTTCGAGAATTTCGACGATGCAACGCTCGACCGTCTCGCCAGCTTGCTAACCCGGGTGATCTACTGGGTCGATCAGGCGTTTCCCGGAAAGGCATACAATTACCTCCTGCACACCTGCCCGCCGGCCGCATCGCAACCGGAAGCGTTCCAGTGGTGGCTGGATATTTTCCCACGAATCAACAAGGCCGCCGGCTTCGAATGGAGCAGCGATTGCATGATCAATTCAATGCTGCCCGAAGTTGCCGCCGCGAATTATCGCCGTATCGCACGCAAGGACGACCCGCGTCGCGTCCTGGCTTTTGGCTAA